The Candidatus Thermodiscus eudorianus genome has a segment encoding these proteins:
- a CDS encoding TrkA family potassium uptake protein, whose amino-acid sequence MRVLIIGAGRVGSTLAELLSSAGHSVTVIDKSEEKVLNIQADVESYIRDATDPSVYEELDIRIYDVVVAATDRDEVNLFVAAIAKLNNIEKVYVRVKNPKTSRLLRILGVEGIIVVPQIAANILYTLIEGRYKVVNLVNTLIGEFKLVSLTVRETSSVRGITPLELEKRGLLPKGVKILAIYWEDRFYDPSEAPPLEPGQIVVALAHEESVKELSELF is encoded by the coding sequence TTGAGGGTATTGATAATAGGGGCCGGTAGGGTTGGCAGCACGCTAGCCGAACTGCTGAGCTCGGCTGGCCACTCGGTCACGGTTATAGATAAGAGTGAAGAGAAGGTGCTCAATATACAGGCTGATGTAGAGAGTTACATCCGAGACGCCACGGATCCCAGCGTTTACGAGGAGTTAGATATAAGAATCTACGACGTGGTTGTAGCCGCGACTGATAGGGACGAGGTTAATCTATTCGTGGCCGCGATAGCGAAGCTTAATAACATAGAGAAGGTTTATGTACGCGTTAAAAACCCTAAGACCAGTAGGCTCCTCCGGATTCTCGGGGTTGAGGGCATCATAGTCGTCCCCCAGATTGCGGCCAACATACTCTATACGCTGATAGAGGGTAGATACAAGGTGGTTAACCTAGTGAATACGCTAATAGGCGAGTTCAAGCTAGTCTCTCTGACGGTGAGGGAGACGAGTAGCGTGAGGGGTATCACGCCCTTGGAGCTTGAGAAGAGGGGTCTACTGCCGAAGGGAGTGAAGATCCTGGCTATTTACTGGGAGGACAGATTCTATGACCCGAGTGAGGCTCCTCCGTTAGAGCCCGGCCAGATTGTGGTGGCCTTGGCTCATGAGGAATCGGTTAAGGAGTTGAGCGAGTTGTTCTAG